Sequence from the Exiguobacterium aurantiacum genome:
ATCGGTGCCCCGCTTCCGGAAGTCGACCTCGTCCGTCACATGACGAAGCTCGCCGAGAAGAACGTGCATACGAAATCGAAGCCGAGTTTTCTCGGAGCGGGTATGTACGATCACCTTTCACCGAGCGTCATGAACCATATGCTTCTCCGTTCAGAGTTTTATACCGCCTATACGCCGTACCAGCCAGAGATCTCACAAGGTGAACTTCAAGCGATGTTCGAGTTCCAAACGATGATTTGTGAGCTGACGGGCATGGACGTCGCCAACTCGTCGATGTACGACGGAATCACCGCACTTGCTGAAGCGACATATCTTGCGAGTGCCCATACGAAGAAAAAACGTGTCGTCGTCTCGGGCGCGGTCCATCCGGAAGCGAAAGACGTCATCCGGACATATGCCGGCGGTCCGGGACTGACGGTCGAATATACTGACGTGAGCGACGGGGTGACCGACATGTCGGAGCTTGATTTGACAGACGCCTCGTGTCTCGTCGTCCAATATCCGAACTTTTATGGCCGCGTCGAAGATTTAACGGCCCTAGCGAAAGCGGCGCACGATGCCGGCGCCTTGTTCGTTGTCTCAAGCAATCCGCTCGCGCTCGGGATTTTGGAGTCACCTGGTGCGCTCGGTGCCGACATCACGGTCGGTGACGCCCAACCGTTCGGGATCCCGCAAAGCTTCGGCGGTCCGTCATGCGGGTATTTCGCCGTCAAGAAAGCGCTCATGCGTAAACTTCCGGGTCGACTCGTCGGACAAACGGTCGATGAGGACGGCAAGCGCGGTTTCGTTTTGACGCTCCAGGCCCGTGAACAGCACATCCGTCGTGACAAGGCGACGTCGAACATCTGCTCGAACCAGGCTCTTAACGCGCTCGCGGCATCGATCACGATGTCGGCTCTCGGTAAATGCGGGATTCGTGACATGGCCATACGTAACATTCAAACGGCCCATTACATGAAAGAAGCGCTTAAGACGGCCGGCTATAAAGTGATTGATGAAGGGCCGATGTTCAACGAGTTCGTCGTCGACTTCGGGGTCGATGCGGACCACTTGTCCCGTCATTTGCTGAATAACGGCATCATCGGCGGCTTGCCGCTCGGGACGTATGAGACTGAGCGCCAGACGCAGATGTTGCTCTGTGCGACGGAGCTTCGGACGAAAGAAGAAATCGATCAATTTGTTGAAGTGGTTGGGGGGATGAACTGATGCAACATGAACAAACGTTAATTTTCGAAGTGTCACGTGCTGGACGGACCGGCTACAACTTGCCGACACCGACCGTACCAGAAGTCGATTTGGATACGCTCTTGCCGGCATCGATGATTCGTCAAGAAGCGGCCGAACTACCGGAAGTATCTGAACTTGATGTCGTGCGCCATTATACGTCGCTGTCGACCCGCAACCACGGCGTCGATTCCGGCTTCTATCCACT
This genomic interval carries:
- the gcvPA gene encoding aminomethyl-transferring glycine dehydrogenase subunit GcvPA translates to MEFRYLPMTEQDERDMLQTIGVESIEDLLEDIPASLRETASLAAIGAPLPEVDLVRHMTKLAEKNVHTKSKPSFLGAGMYDHLSPSVMNHMLLRSEFYTAYTPYQPEISQGELQAMFEFQTMICELTGMDVANSSMYDGITALAEATYLASAHTKKKRVVVSGAVHPEAKDVIRTYAGGPGLTVEYTDVSDGVTDMSELDLTDASCLVVQYPNFYGRVEDLTALAKAAHDAGALFVVSSNPLALGILESPGALGADITVGDAQPFGIPQSFGGPSCGYFAVKKALMRKLPGRLVGQTVDEDGKRGFVLTLQAREQHIRRDKATSNICSNQALNALAASITMSALGKCGIRDMAIRNIQTAHYMKEALKTAGYKVIDEGPMFNEFVVDFGVDADHLSRHLLNNGIIGGLPLGTYETERQTQMLLCATELRTKEEIDQFVEVVGGMN